A single window of Verrucomicrobiia bacterium DNA harbors:
- a CDS encoding adenylate kinase, giving the protein MAKADKAYVLFGAPGSGKGTQAEQLVKHYGFVHVATGDLFRENLKLNTPLGQLAKGYMEKGALVPDDVTAQMLKERLQRGDEAPAYLLDGFPRTLPQAKMLEDILRELGIKLAAVIFIQTSDDLIVRRLGGRLICKSCQTPYHKTNRPPKKEGICDRCGGELYQRADDNPETVRARLATFHSQTAPLIEYYQKAGLLHPVNGEISAEQTLHEISAILQKH; this is encoded by the coding sequence ATGGCAAAAGCTGACAAAGCCTACGTGTTGTTTGGCGCCCCAGGTTCGGGCAAGGGCACGCAAGCCGAGCAACTGGTCAAACACTACGGTTTCGTCCATGTGGCCACCGGCGATTTATTCCGCGAAAACCTCAAGCTCAACACCCCGCTGGGACAACTGGCCAAGGGCTACATGGAAAAAGGCGCGCTCGTGCCCGATGATGTCACCGCCCAAATGCTCAAGGAGCGTCTGCAACGCGGGGACGAGGCGCCGGCGTATCTGCTGGACGGTTTCCCGCGCACCCTGCCCCAGGCCAAAATGCTGGAGGACATTCTGCGCGAGCTGGGCATCAAGCTGGCCGCCGTCATCTTCATCCAAACCAGCGATGACCTGATTGTCCGCCGCCTCGGCGGACGCCTCATTTGCAAAAGCTGCCAGACCCCCTATCACAAAACCAACCGTCCCCCGAAAAAAGAGGGAATCTGCGACCGTTGTGGCGGCGAATTGTACCAACGAGCCGATGACAACCCGGAAACCGTCCGCGCCCGCCTGGCCACCTTCCACTCCCAGACCGCCCCGCTCATTGAGTACTACCAAAAAGCCGGCCTCTTGCATCCCGTGAACGGCGAGATCAGCGCCGAACAAACGCTTCACGAAATCAGCGCCATTTTGCAAAAGCATTGA
- a CDS encoding LysM peptidoglycan-binding domain-containing protein has translation MCALLRNWWKRAWPLLLLAAAGGWGCFPPTDSALDESKEPYYVLGQRKLGSFDYKGAVEAFEKALEVNPRSSSAHFQLGVLYEQKIAEENSYAIAIYHYNKFLQLRPRSPHAEIVKQRIIACKQELAKPIALAPGTQSVLRDIERLKVENAQLRSQLEAWVAYATNRAALAPPPSTPSPAPLAATNPPPPTPAPAATPGTVAGDPARPHTPANPPSAALRTHKVQANETPAAIARKYGISLRALMDANPGLDARRLKIGQVLNIPPS, from the coding sequence ATGTGTGCGTTGCTGCGGAACTGGTGGAAACGCGCCTGGCCGCTGCTGTTGCTGGCGGCGGCAGGCGGCTGGGGTTGTTTCCCCCCCACAGATTCCGCCCTCGACGAATCGAAAGAGCCTTATTACGTGCTCGGCCAGCGCAAACTGGGCAGCTTCGACTACAAGGGCGCAGTGGAGGCCTTTGAAAAAGCCCTGGAGGTCAACCCCCGCTCCTCTTCGGCCCACTTCCAACTGGGGGTGCTGTACGAGCAAAAAATTGCCGAGGAAAACTCCTACGCCATCGCCATTTACCATTACAACAAGTTCCTTCAGCTCCGGCCCCGCTCGCCCCATGCGGAGATCGTCAAACAGCGCATCATTGCCTGCAAACAGGAGCTCGCCAAGCCCATTGCCCTGGCGCCCGGCACCCAGTCCGTGCTCCGGGATATTGAGCGCTTGAAGGTGGAAAACGCCCAGTTGCGCAGCCAGTTGGAGGCATGGGTGGCCTATGCCACCAATCGCGCCGCCCTGGCCCCGCCGCCCTCAACCCCCAGCCCCGCCCCGCTTGCGGCAACCAATCCCCCTCCCCCCACCCCGGCCCCGGCCGCCACGCCCGGCACTGTGGCTGGCGATCCGGCCCGCCCGCACACTCCCGCCAACCCGCCCTCCGCGGCCCTCCGCACCCACAAAGTGCAGGCCAACGAAACCCCCGCCGCCATCGCCCGCAAATATGGCATTTCCCTTCGTGCGCTCATGGACGCCAACCCGGGGCTGGACGCCCGCCGCCTGAAGATCGGGCAGGTGCTGAACATCCCGCCCTCCTGA
- a CDS encoding ABC transporter ATP-binding protein codes for MIELVHLVKKFGDLVAVNDISLTVARGEFFAVLGPNAAGKTTTIKMLTGLIKPTSGCARISGFDVQQQPLEARRRLAYVPDFPFLYEKLTPWEFLRFIGQLFRMPTADLEHKARALVNRFQLEEYLHKPIEGLSHGTRQRTAIAAALLHDPEVFVIDEPMVGLDPHHARIVKDTLKERSLQGMTVFVSTHQLSVAEEMADRIGIIHQGRLIAVGTAEELRRQSGAAGPLEQAFLALTESDAGPQ; via the coding sequence ATGATCGAGCTGGTGCATCTGGTCAAAAAGTTCGGCGACCTCGTCGCCGTCAACGATATTTCCCTCACCGTGGCGCGCGGCGAATTCTTCGCCGTGCTCGGCCCCAATGCCGCCGGCAAAACCACCACCATCAAGATGCTCACCGGCCTCATCAAGCCCACCAGCGGCTGCGCGCGCATCAGCGGCTTCGACGTGCAGCAACAACCCCTCGAGGCCCGCCGCCGCCTGGCCTATGTGCCGGATTTTCCCTTCCTCTACGAAAAACTGACTCCGTGGGAATTCCTCCGCTTCATCGGCCAACTCTTTCGGATGCCCACCGCGGACCTGGAACACAAGGCGCGCGCCCTGGTCAACCGTTTTCAGTTGGAGGAATACCTGCACAAACCCATCGAGGGCCTCTCCCACGGCACCCGTCAGCGCACCGCCATTGCCGCCGCCCTGCTGCATGACCCGGAAGTCTTTGTCATTGATGAACCCATGGTGGGCCTGGATCCCCACCACGCCCGCATCGTTAAAGACACCCTGAAGGAACGCTCCCTCCAGGGCATGACCGTTTTCGTCTCCACCCACCAGCTCAGCGTGGCGGAGGAAATGGCCGACCGCATTGGCATCATTCACCAGGGCCGCCTCATCGCCGTGGGCACGGCCGAGGAGCTGCGCCGCCAGAGCGGCGCCGCCGGCCCCCTGGAGCAGGCCTTTCTGGCGTTGACGGAAAGTGACGCCGGGCCTCAATGA
- a CDS encoding Gfo/Idh/MocA family oxidoreductase, producing MSKLKVAVLGTGALGKEHARIYAELAAAGLVELVGVYDTNREVAAQVAARCGVPVLASVEEIIARAEALSIVTPTVTHYALARQALEAGRHCLVEKPMTDQAAQAAELVELAARRQCVLQVGHVERFNPVFAYLQKTATEPRFIEAHRLSPFPKRSTDIGVVLDLMIHDLDVVLAFVASPVVAVDAVGVAVLSPTEDIANARLRFANGCVANLTVSRVSPERMRKIRVFSGGPQPSYISLDYRAQEGFIYRLARADEPESSLLKKWLGGKEATLVSEFAGRRIVREPVPIEKGEPLRLELEHFVRCAQAGREPAVSGAKAKLALDLALEITRQIQQQGAKA from the coding sequence ATGAGCAAACTCAAAGTGGCTGTACTGGGCACCGGCGCCCTGGGCAAGGAGCACGCCCGCATTTATGCCGAGCTGGCCGCTGCCGGGCTGGTGGAGCTGGTGGGCGTGTACGACACCAATCGCGAAGTGGCGGCGCAAGTGGCCGCCCGTTGCGGGGTGCCCGTGCTGGCCTCGGTGGAGGAGATTATCGCCAGGGCGGAGGCCTTGAGCATTGTCACGCCCACGGTAACCCATTACGCGCTGGCGCGGCAGGCGCTGGAGGCCGGGCGCCATTGTCTGGTGGAGAAACCGATGACGGATCAGGCGGCGCAAGCCGCCGAGCTGGTGGAGCTGGCGGCGCGGCGTCAGTGCGTGCTGCAGGTGGGCCATGTGGAGCGGTTTAATCCAGTGTTTGCCTATCTGCAAAAGACCGCCACAGAGCCGCGTTTTATTGAGGCGCACCGCCTTTCGCCCTTCCCCAAGCGGAGCACGGACATTGGGGTGGTGCTGGATTTGATGATCCATGATCTGGATGTGGTGCTGGCCTTTGTGGCCTCGCCGGTCGTGGCCGTGGATGCGGTGGGTGTGGCGGTGCTGAGTCCGACGGAGGACATCGCCAATGCGCGGCTGCGCTTTGCCAATGGCTGTGTGGCCAACCTGACGGTCAGCCGCGTCAGTCCGGAGCGGATGCGGAAGATTCGTGTGTTCAGCGGGGGGCCGCAGCCGTCGTATATTTCTTTGGATTACCGCGCCCAGGAGGGATTCATATACCGTCTGGCCCGCGCGGATGAACCGGAAAGCTCGCTGCTCAAGAAGTGGCTGGGCGGCAAGGAGGCCACGCTGGTGAGCGAATTTGCCGGCCGCCGCATTGTGCGGGAGCCGGTGCCGATTGAGAAAGGGGAGCCGTTGCGGCTGGAGCTGGAGCATTTTGTGCGGTGCGCGCAGGCGGGGCGCGAGCCGGCGGTGAGCGGGGCGAAGGCCAAGCTGGCGCTGGATTTGGCGCTGGAGATTACGCGCCAGATTCAACAGCAGGGCGCCAAGGCCTGA
- a CDS encoding VIT and VWA domain-containing protein has protein sequence MKRALFSLLFLLMALAALFQTRAAGLIIVHEPDFWTRPIIWPPPYPPIPPPRPPPWPPRPIPPPVWAPLEIASTRADISLKDQVAVVTVEQEFYNPNPRQLEGTFLFPVPRGAQLRKFAMDINGKPMEAELLAADKARGIYEDIVRRLRDPALLEYAGRDLYKVRIFPIEPHGKKRITLTYQQLLKADGGLVAFTLPLSTEKHSAAPVKNLSFKLTLETSRPLKTLYSPSHKVEIKRDGARRAVIGYEATQVKPEADFQLYYSVEEGEFGVSLLTHKRAGEDGYFLALLSPPPETGKEKPAPKDILFVVDTSGSMSGAKMEQAKKALRYCVENLNEEDRFEVIRFSTETEPLFKELMTANRENRKRALEFINGLRAAGGTAIHDALLEALRKKPAGEQRPFLVIFLTDGQPTVGETDADAILKSALKAREGVTRVFCFGIGTDVNTHLLDLLAENTRAASQYVLPEEDLEVKLSQFYTKISEPVLTNPTLKFEGPVTVRQVHPTPLPDVFRGDQVVVAGRFEGEGAVTLLLEGQMKGQPRRFTFPVKFGPGEEHDFIPRLWATRRVGFLLDEIRLRGENKELKDEVTELARRHGIVTPYTAYLIVEDEQRRNVAATQQTMRWLAEDRSAQRELSRAYEEGRRQRAGDLAVAGAQASAALKQAEQAQDAMLYSGRAVMRAAPVAPGGAGGGMVRGQPASPEQAAQAAQQFAATTRHVGGRTFYQNGTQWVDAEAQKFKDQKPIAIVFGSPEYFELLRKHPQAAAWFSLGTSLQVVLEGRLYEIMEVASGSPP, from the coding sequence ATGAAACGTGCGCTTTTTAGCCTGCTGTTTTTGCTGATGGCGCTGGCCGCCCTTTTCCAAACCCGGGCTGCCGGCCTGATTATTGTCCACGAGCCTGATTTCTGGACCCGGCCCATCATCTGGCCGCCGCCGTATCCGCCCATTCCCCCCCCGCGTCCCCCGCCATGGCCGCCGCGCCCGATACCGCCTCCGGTGTGGGCGCCGCTGGAAATCGCCTCGACGCGGGCGGACATCAGCCTCAAGGACCAGGTGGCGGTGGTGACGGTGGAGCAGGAGTTTTACAACCCCAATCCGCGCCAACTGGAAGGCACTTTTCTTTTTCCCGTCCCGCGTGGGGCGCAGTTGCGGAAGTTTGCGATGGACATCAACGGCAAGCCGATGGAGGCCGAGCTGCTGGCGGCGGACAAGGCGCGGGGCATTTATGAGGACATTGTCCGGCGGTTGCGGGACCCGGCGTTGCTGGAGTATGCGGGGCGGGACTTGTACAAGGTGCGCATCTTTCCCATTGAACCGCACGGCAAGAAGCGCATCACGCTGACGTATCAACAATTGTTGAAGGCCGATGGGGGGCTGGTGGCCTTTACGCTGCCGTTGTCCACGGAAAAACATTCCGCGGCGCCGGTGAAAAACCTGAGTTTCAAGCTGACCCTGGAGACGTCGCGCCCGCTCAAGACGCTGTACTCGCCCAGCCACAAAGTGGAGATCAAACGCGACGGGGCGCGGCGGGCGGTCATTGGCTACGAGGCCACGCAGGTGAAGCCGGAGGCGGATTTCCAGCTTTATTATTCGGTGGAGGAGGGCGAGTTTGGGGTGAGCCTGCTGACGCACAAACGGGCGGGAGAGGATGGCTATTTTCTGGCGCTGCTGTCGCCGCCGCCGGAGACCGGCAAGGAAAAACCCGCGCCCAAGGATATTTTGTTTGTGGTGGACACCTCCGGCTCCATGTCAGGCGCAAAGATGGAGCAGGCGAAGAAAGCGCTGCGGTATTGCGTGGAGAACTTGAATGAGGAGGACCGGTTTGAGGTGATTCGGTTTTCCACGGAGACCGAGCCGTTGTTCAAAGAACTCATGACTGCCAACCGGGAGAATCGCAAGCGCGCTCTGGAGTTTATCAACGGCCTGCGGGCTGCGGGCGGGACGGCCATTCATGATGCCCTGCTGGAGGCGCTGCGCAAGAAACCGGCCGGAGAGCAGCGCCCGTTTCTGGTGATTTTCCTGACGGACGGCCAACCCACGGTGGGCGAGACGGATGCGGACGCGATTTTGAAGAGCGCGCTCAAGGCGCGGGAAGGGGTGACGCGGGTGTTTTGTTTTGGGATTGGGACGGATGTGAACACGCATCTGCTGGATTTGCTGGCGGAAAACACACGCGCCGCCAGCCAATACGTGCTGCCCGAGGAAGACCTCGAGGTGAAGCTGTCGCAGTTCTACACCAAGATCAGCGAGCCGGTGCTGACCAATCCCACCCTCAAGTTTGAGGGGCCGGTGACGGTGCGCCAGGTGCATCCCACGCCGTTGCCGGATGTGTTTCGCGGGGATCAGGTGGTGGTGGCGGGGCGTTTCGAAGGCGAGGGGGCGGTGACCCTGTTGCTCGAGGGCCAGATGAAAGGGCAGCCGCGGCGGTTCACCTTCCCGGTCAAATTTGGCCCCGGGGAGGAGCATGATTTCATCCCGCGCCTGTGGGCCACGCGGAGGGTGGGCTTTTTGCTGGATGAAATCCGCCTGCGGGGCGAGAACAAGGAATTGAAGGATGAAGTCACCGAGCTGGCGCGCCGCCATGGAATTGTCACGCCGTACACGGCTTATTTGATTGTGGAGGACGAGCAGCGCCGCAACGTGGCTGCCACCCAGCAGACCATGCGCTGGCTGGCAGAGGATCGCTCCGCCCAGCGGGAGCTTTCGCGGGCGTACGAGGAGGGCCGGCGGCAGCGGGCGGGAGATTTGGCGGTGGCGGGCGCGCAGGCCTCTGCCGCTTTGAAGCAGGCCGAGCAGGCGCAGGACGCGATGTTGTACAGCGGGCGGGCGGTCATGCGCGCAGCCCCTGTGGCCCCGGGCGGGGCGGGGGGTGGGATGGTGCGCGGGCAGCCGGCCTCGCCGGAGCAGGCGGCCCAGGCGGCGCAACAATTTGCCGCCACCACGCGCCATGTGGGCGGGCGCACCTTTTATCAGAACGGCACGCAATGGGTGGACGCGGAGGCGCAGAAGTTCAAGGATCAGAAACCCATCGCCATTGTGTTTGGTTCGCCGGAGTATTTCGAGCTGCTGCGGAAGCATCCGCAGGCGGCGGCGTGGTTCTCGCTGGGGACGAGTCTGCAGGTGGTGCTGGAAGGCCGGCTTTACGAGATTATGGAGGTCGCGAGCGGCTCCCCACCTTGA